In one Lolium rigidum isolate FL_2022 chromosome 3, APGP_CSIRO_Lrig_0.1, whole genome shotgun sequence genomic region, the following are encoded:
- the LOC124696220 gene encoding probable receptor-like protein kinase At5g18500 — protein MASQSFQRVAPHKQSLADIVHLLSSASLPRLTDSLLHSRTLPTTLTTPLLLPPPPSNSISKSPSSPYIPPLQFLFLVVFLRCRCCCCSAGSQVLDDNKMSSNSTLTESLHEKTIVFGLKLWVVIGIAVGASLLGVLLILVICLTIQSWIRRSRRAFKELPMTQIPSAFKDITEVRVPDHFSPNDFVVHDGLLLAIENGPVESTDKHAVQLAQEDNSRHMEEKKVSGSFCHADGCDGIQPVSVGDQPSVHATADSAPLAGLPEFSYLGWGHWFTLRDLDVATDHFSKDNVIGEGGYGVVYRGRLSNGTPVAVKKILNNLGQAEREFRVEVEAIGNVRHKNLVRLLGYCVEGIQRMLVYEFVNNGNLESWLHGELSQYSSLTWLARMKVLLGTAKALAYLHEALEPKVVHRDIKASNILIDDEFNAKISDFGLAKMLGAGKSHIATRVMGTFGYVAPEYANSGLLNEKSDVYSFGVLLLEVITGRDPIDYDRPPSEVNLVDWLKVMVANRRSDEVVDPHLERRPSTKELKRALLTALRCIDLNAEKRPRMDQVVRMLDSSEAIPQEERRQRQNRVSENTETAPLRGKNSINRSDDPEHEERPPRSKSRTFSVK, from the exons ATGGCGAGCCAATCCTTCCAACGCGTCGCACCACACAAGCAAAGTCTCGCGGACATCGTGCAT CTGCTTTCTTCTGCGTCACTCCCTCGCCTGACCGACTCGCTACTCCATTCTCGCACACTACCAACCACGCTGACAACTCCCCTTCTCCTGCCGCCACCACCTTCCAATTCCATCTCCAAATCCCCTTCCTCCCCATACATTCCCCCATTGcaattcctcttcctcgtcgtcttcctccgttgccgctgctgctgctgctccgctGGATCCCAG GTACTTGATGATAACAAGATGTCATCAAACTCCACGCTAACAGAATCGCTTCATGAGAAAACAATCGTCTTTGGACTTAAACTATGGGTTGTCATCGGGATAGCTGTTGGAGCATCCCTCCTGGGTGTTCTTCTTATCCTTGTTATATGCCTTACCATCCAGAGCTGGATCAGGCGGTCACGTAGGGCATTCAAGGAGCTGCCCATGACCCAGATACCTTCTGCATTTAAAGATATCACAGAAGTAAGGGTGCCTGACCATTTTTCACCCAATGATTTCGTTGTACATGATGGGCTTCTACTCGCCATTGAGAATGGGCCTGTTGAATCAACGGATAAACATGCAGTTCAGTTGGCTCAGGAGGACAATTCGAGGCATATGGAAGAGAAGAAAGTTTCAGGTTCTTTTTGTCATGCTGATGGCTGTGACGGAATTCAACCTGTTTCAGTCGGCGATCAGCCTTCAGTACATGCTACCGCTGATTCTGCGCCACTAGCAGGCTTACCCGAGTTCTCTTACCTTGGTTGGGGCCATTGGTTCACTCTAAGAGATCTAGATGTTGCAACAGACCATTTTTCAAAGGATAACGTAATTGGCGAGGGCGGATATGGTGTTGTGTACCGTGGAAGATTATCAAATGGCACCCCAGTTGCTGTGAAGAAAATCCTTAATAATTT GGGACAAGCCGAGAGGGAATTCAGAGTGGAAGTCGAGGCAATTGGTAATGTACGCCACAAAAATTTGGTCCGGCTTTTGGGGTACTGTGTTGAGGGTATCCAGAG GATGCTTGTGTATGAGTTTGTTAACAATGGGAATCTTGAAAGTTGGCTCCACGGAGAATTGTCCCAGTACAGCTCTCTCACATGGTTAGCTCGCATGAAAGTTCTTTTGGGGACTGCAAAGGC CCTTGCGTACTTACATGAGGCACTTGAACCAAAGGTTGTGCATCGTGACATCAAGGCCAGTAAtatcttgattgatgatgagtttAATGCCAAAATATCTGACTTTGGTTTGGCCAAGATGCTTGGTGCTGGTAAAAGTCATATTGCTACTCGAGTTATGGGTACCTTTGG CTATGTCGCGCCTGAGTATGCTAACAGTGGGCTTTTGAATGAAAAGAGTGATGTTTACAGCTTTGGGGTTCTTTTATTGGAAGTTATTACAGGTAGAGATCCAATTGACTACGACCGCCCCCCAAGTGAG GTAAACCTGGTTGATTGGCTTAAAGTGATGGTTGCCAACAGACGGTCTGACGAAGTGGTTGACCCACACCTTGAGAGAAGACCATCAACAAAGGAGCTCAAACGTGCCCTTTTGACAGCTCTGCGGTGTATTGATCTGAATGCTGAGAAGAGACCGCGGATGGATCAGGTCGTCCGGATGTTGGATTCTAGCGAAGCCATACCCCAAGAG GAACGAAGACAGCGACAGAACCGCGTATCTGAAAATACTGAAACGGCACCATTGAGGGGCAAGAACAGCATCAACAGGAGTGACGACCCTGAGCATGAGGAGAGGCCTCCCCGGTCAAAGAGTCGTACATTTTCGGTCAAGTGA